The segment TGCTCCGCTGATCAATACCTCAGAATCCTACTCTAAAAGGTTACTAGTCACGGATCAGTGACTCAAACACTCATTACGTTGTTTTTCGTCAGCTTCACTGCTTCACGCACCTGTGTTTATGCAGGGGTTTATGCAGTACAATAGCTGCAACTGTACacactaatgcaggatagatgcagtatgtgtgtgtgtgtgagggggggctTCCACAGTCCCTACTAACACAGACCACAAATCAAactgacctgtctctctttatgtctctctatttctataTTCCCCCTTTTTATACATAAATAATTCATACACATACTTGCTCATACCTGCCCTttttgcacacgcacacacacacacacacacacacacacacacatacacacacacacacacacacacacacacacacacacacaaacacacacactgctgcagagaCACAGCCTTCCTCCAGTGACCACTCACAACATGCTGGATGACTCGACGGACCCCATCCTGGCCAACGTTCGACGCGTCGGCCTCTTCAACTCCAGGAACGACCGTGTCAAGGTTGGCCCCTACAGAGTTTATGCTTCTCTCTAAATACTTCTGTAGTCACTATTTGTGAATCTCTCAATCGTGAGTCTCCTGGTGAGGAACAACAAGAACTTAGACGAAGAACTTAGAGCACAGTGTAGttagaataaaacaaaagtgttATTTCACCTGAAAATGTAGATAGATTTTATGGTTGTTTTCATACCTCAAAGCAGAGAATCAAATCTCCACCTGAATACCatgttattaacatattcaaTGAGTCACTttaatgttaaaggaatacaaagtgtttttgagagattggcctgttggtcaacttacccattaagtgatgaaaacaccaaaatcatgtGTCTTGGAGAGATTGTTTGCACTTTAGCATGTATGTTGAATGATAGACGATTAGCTTTATCCAAAGTAAGAGGACTGTCCTTTTAAGTTGTTAATGGATTTCCTTGTATGGcctacaaatgcacacatacattttaaaaaataaaatatcattaGCTCAATATACCTGATGTAGCCACAGTTTATTTTTGGatctatttcaggtgagcaacaaCATATTCATCCACTGCGTAGTGATTGTTAGCTGTAATggggaaaatgtaaatttttaccacaaactgccagacttagctgcttattatttaaaattacttTCCACTTAGTGTTAGAGCTggtacaagttctcattttctcacttctgagatactgctagtcgcctactatcagtcaacatagtgtatgctaaagagttagcatggagcaccggagcgaacaggggacacatggatgattttggtgcctatgctctcatcacttaacagctaaaTTGAAAAATGGGCCagcagtgtattcctttaagaaacCACATATCATGCTGTGACTTCAAAAACTAGTTATTTGGAGTGCTGAAAGACTGATAGTGAGCCAAAACCGGTTCAACAAATAAAACGTGCCTGCCAAATATCATGGCATTTTGAGGTACGGTGGCTTTCCCCATAACAGTCTCTGAAAGCGTCTCCCCGTCTCCTCCCCAGATTATCTTCCACCCAGAGTTCCTGTCCTCCACCAGCCCCCTGCTGCCTATGGACTATGAGGAGTTTGTCCGCGGCTGCAACCTTGGAGTGTTCCCCTCCTACTATGAACCATGGGGATACACACCAGGTAGCACACgcaaatatgcaaatacaagcacacacacatacacacacacataggctacacatatacacacacaaatgcttcATGTTCCTcaaggctttgcagttgcatcgcaaatttcttagcagccacatCTGCTGCCATGATGGCtaaaataatggctaaatatgtAACAACAGCACAAGAAGCAACCTGGAAGAGATTGTtgtgttataagtaaaagtgaatagtctgataaggtagatttctTTCCAAATTTATCAATATTTATCAATGTGACACAGGAAACTGTCTTTAGCTAGCTCAGTTTGCCTAAACAAACAGTTTTGTTGGGGtttttgtttggctttgttagctaactCACCAGCAGGCTAACAGGCTTCTAAGGCTAGCTTCTACTAGCTACATTAGCTAGGGTGCaattcagatgtgtttacaacaagacaagTGATGTTTAGCTGACTAGAGACTGTCATTTGctagctgacattatctaaacacaaaaacgATCAAAATTAGCAGTAGGCtaatgaaatgatcagttcccagccaaaaacagcagaaattaaccatgtctatttaATTCAGTTGAGATGGCTGagttgtacgtttagaaacacaatcgtCTGTTGACAGCTAGTTGCCAAAGAGCtaaagacctccaatatggccgccagagggtgtgttacgtcGCCTGAAAGCCCTTTAGAATCATAcgtgcacagatacacacacacatacacacacactgtattttttTGACCTGTGGATTATTTTTGCGCTGTGCTCCCTCAGGTGAATGTACTGTGATGGGCATTCCCAGTGTGACCACCAACCTCTCAGGGTTCGGCTGCTTCATGGAGGAGCACGTCTCAGACCCTGCTGCCTAtggtatggacacacacacacacacacacacacacacacgttcctctgttgatcaatactatTACTACCTCATCTCTGAGCTCTGCAAATGCTAGAGCTCTTTAATTTTGGGGGAAGAGACAATgtccacatacagtatttgcgCTCACATTGATCatcagtgactgtgtgtgtatcctctcctctcctcctctgcccatCTTCCCCTCCCGTCTCTCTCAGGTATTTACATCGTGGACCGGCGTTTCCGCTCGGCCGATGAGTCGTGTAACCAGCTGACCCAGTTCATGTTCGGGTTCTGCCAGCAGTCTCGGCGCCAGCGCATCATCCAGAGGAACCGGACCGAGAGGCTGTCTGACCTGCTGGACTGGAGATACCTGGGGCGGGTCTGTATCTGCTGCATCAGCGCTAATACACAATGCTTTCTTTATTGGGACTGAGAGGGATGCAGAATACGTGAAGGAGAGTGTAGGAGATTCAAACTCTGGCCAGCAGGGACACACAGTGGGTTTGGGATATAATGATGCCTATATGTAGATtctaaatataataaatatataatataataaattgcATCTATCCTCCATTGGCCATTGCAGCCTATTCTTTTTCAAATGTTATAAAGAAGGCATATTGTAACAGACGCACTTGAAACTTGTGTCTTTTCATCAGCTGATTTCCAGGTCATTTCTTGCACCCTCTGATAGCTGAAAATTTTACACACAGTTTACTCTTAGAGATGCAGAAATAGTTTAGCAGCAAATAATTGTTGGATACAATGCATAAAAGTGGGACTCCTACAATggtttacattaaaaaaaagttttagtCCTGTTGATCAGCAGAAGTGCAAGAAATCAAATGATCCCCTTTCTCTGTAATTCATCTCTCCTATCACTCTCCAGTGTGTATTATGAAGCTCAAATGCCtttcaatctaaaaaaaaaagaaaggaaaactcATACTCAACACATGTATGTACACATCTCTCTGCTGACTTGTGATTGACAGTTCTACATTCACGCTCGCCACCTCGCTCTCAGCAGAGCTTTCCCTGACAAGTTCAAGATGGACCCCATGGCCCCTCTGAAGGTGAGAAAACACATCACAAAAAtaagagaataagaaaaagaatgaatgaatgaatgaatgaatgaaacaagcAAGcaatcaaagaaagaaaggaagaaagaaagaaagatgtatTTTTGCACTTTTCTTAAAGTTAGAAAGTGCTGtgaaataaaaggaacaaaaaaatgaaaacaaaacccaaaacaaattgACAAGAGTTCGGCTGCTTTGTGCTGAATCCTAACCTCAATCGTAAGTAGAAGTGCTTCTAACCTCACCCTATATATTACAGTGGGAATAGTAGAATAGATAATAGTAATACATTTCATATCATATGTCTCCAAATGCCATGAACCCAGGCTGTTTTAGCTTTACAGAAGAcccattttacatcagaaaaggTTTGACCAAAGTCCAGGTTTTTGATTCAGTAATTAACAGTTTGTAATTAACAAAATTGCCCCCTATTATGTAATTCATCATTGTAAAGCTCTGAATGCAAAGATCAGTAATCTATGAAATACGCAGAAAACTATCTCCTAGTACAGTGtgcctgtttttccatgttgggtCACATTGAATTCACAAAACACTTTACCCACGAGCTTttactgaaaacaaaaagtgagaATCCAGACAACTTTACTCACTTTTTACCTGTTGAGCACAATTTCTCAATAGCCTCAGGAGTTGTAAATCACCATtttgaaacatacagtatctggTAAGTTTCTCTGTTCCCTGAGAACTTGAATCACGTAACACAGCCTTCCTTTTAACAAAACATCTTCCAGGAGAAGTACATGAGAAGCTCTATCATctgctgactgacagagagagtggaTACTGTTGAATCTGACCCACATTTGCCAGGCTTTAATTGACAGCCTAACATTTGGATGAATGACAAGACATCATGTTGGAGTCTGCTGGTGCCGATCCCTGTGGTATTACTGGGATgaaacactctctctttccctcccattCACTCACTTTGGCCTTCCTCTGGTTAACTAGTCTCTGTCCCATTTTATTCAGCTTTTCTCTGTGTACTTACTCTCCTGTATCTACGGTACactacagaagaggattagggccacatgtgaaaaaggtatttgagttctgagattaatctcagaattctgagaacaaagtcagaattctgagattagaGTCAGAATTGTAAAAACaatgtcagaatctcagaattctgacttttttctctgaattctgactttaatctcggaattctgactagtctgactttaaactcagaattctgacttttccgagattaatctcagaactccaatacatttttcacatgtgccTTAACCCTCTTCcatagtgtacacacacacacacacacacacacacatcaataacTCGGACTCCTCCACCTCCGCAGACAGAGGGTTTCCGTTACCCCCGGCCGTACTCggtgcccccctccccctcggcCTCACTCCACTCCACCCCGCACCACAGCGACGCGGAAGACGAGGATGAGGACGAGTCCTACGATGAAGACGAGGAGGCGGAGAGGGACAGGATGAACATCAAGGCTCCCTTCCACCTGGGCGCCGTGCCGGGGGGCAAGAAGAAGCAACCGGGGGAGTCGGGAAACTGAGACCCGGTCACCCGCTGCTTTTACTGGGTGTTGAGAGAATAAGCAGCAGATTATCATAAATATACTGGATAGGGGGATTGGACTTTTTCCACTGCAGTATACTCACCCCCTCAACTGCCATTACACACCTACTGCCACTTCTACCGCTGCCAGGTCATGCTAAAACCCCCTTTTCGCACCAGATCACCTGAATCCAGGCTTCCcacaggccttgaaaatcctttgCAGATTTGAGACCTGGTATCTATGAAATCTTACCCCAAAACAggccaattttgagtccttttgagtccaaacaagaccttgaaacaAGTCCTTGAATATGATGCTCAAGTGAATTTGGTAACTTTGTGAATCAAGTGGTCTTTTAAATCCCTTTTTCAGAAGATTTTTGAGGCTTGTGTACAAGATAAAAATAGCTTATAGTTTTTGAAAGTGTATTTTCAGTGATTATTATTCACCAAAGATAAGATGAACTGATTTGAGATATGACAACGTACAGTATATGTCAATATGTGTTATTACATAGTAcatgttgttattaacatatcgCCACTGTTAGATGAAAAGCTTGTTTCtccaaaatgaaaactttttgGGAACTAATAAAATCAGCCTTGTTTTTTGCTTGACCACTGTTCATCTGTATGGATATGTCATGGGGTTTGAGAgagtttcataagaccaagggtcgtagattttttttcaacccatagagcagAATGTAATCATTtagttgaagttaaaacatgacaaTCCCCAAAGTTGGAGTTACAGAGTTTTTACATGAAAACGATATGTTGTGttgaacagagacagagaatgtgtGTTGCCTCAAACTAAACACACATATTTGTTGAAAATGAATTCCATTTTTGTTGAAATTCAATCTTTTGTAAGAATGCAGTTCTTGcaatatctacagtatatggcCTGATTCTCCTCTGAGCAAAATCTGTTTCAccactgaaaaaaaatcatatctgtCTTTCCTCTACAATCTTGATATTCCCCCAACCAGATGAACTTCATCCAAAGGAAAATGACCCTCATTTTCCTTTGGATCATTATAATTTGACAGAAAATATGTCAAGTGTTGCTCTTGGAAAATTGAAATTCAATCAGGTGCTCAACACTTATGCTCATTATTGAATACTTATAGCATAAAGCTGTTTTGTTTGAATAGTGCTTGACACTTTATCATAAAAATGCAGTAGTATGATGCTTTGTGACCATAACAAGAGAAATATACTTTCAAGTTTGTCAAGGAAGTTTACTATCTGTTAAGTAAACCTCTAAGATCAGACAGTCTGAGGCGAATGGTGCTATGAATTCAAACtcattttattaaaacattACATCCAAACATTTTCAGAGTAGTCGTATTTACAAAAcagttattttttcccccacacaCAGAATTGAATGTCTCACATCCAAACACCAAGATCATGTTGGCTGgcgattttttaaatttttttataaatgtatcAAAGTCCATCAGAAGTATTCTCTCTTCCACACCGGCAGATCTTGAAAGTACACCTGGTCTGGGTTTTCATCGgcttaatgagagagagagggagagagagagagagagagagagagtgtgagagagagagagagagagagagagagaggattaacatgcatattcgtacacaatataatacaatacaaaactAACACTATAAGTTATGGAAGTCAAATAAAAGTCTTGAGACAAAGCTATAATATAGGACACAAACTCattatttttatactgtaaAATGAACTCTTTCTACTACCAGGGTTCCCATGGGCCTTGAAAacccttgaaagtttttgaatttgagaaaaaataaaagaagtttttgaaaatgaatggatgcaaaacagaaaacaggccgatttggagtccttgaatttcaccaaacaagacattaaaagttactgaaaagtccttaaatttaatgtttttatagTGAGCGTGGGAACCCAACCGTTAACAAAGTGTGTGTCTTAAAGCTTCCATAGCATTGTCGACTATTTAGGAAAGCATTTTAAGTACAGGAGTGCAGAATGTTTTCGAGTTCAACACCATTAAAATGCCCAGAAAGAAATTGACTGCAGATGTTGCTGTTGCATTACGTGCTGAGATTATGATTGCAGGCTCCTTACTAGACATGCAGTATGAACTACCAGGCACAGCTACTGTCTGTTTGACTGTATAATATATTGTATGCTGATCTCACCTCCCTCCCTGGCCTGCTGCAGAAAGTTGAGCAGGACGGTCGCTGCCTGGTTGACGCTCAGCTTCTCTGTGTTCTGACTGCGGGtctctgggggaaaaaaaacacacacacacaaaacagtagATTcacccccttcacccccccatCTACACCATTCAGCCCTTCATTTAACTGGGTTCCAAAACCAGATTATCTTTATACGCTCTGGCCACCCATGGGACAAAGGTGATCTCAGCTCTAAGATTGTTTTTGGGGAAACCCTGGCCTGTAAAACTTTCCTTTTTAATAGACACCCATAAAATTCAAGCAGGTTGCTGGTGCTGAACAGTAatgaaataagatgaaactttattgatcccagctGTGAAATTAGGTtgtaaaagtaataggattcagcagggggGGGGAAAGGCAATATATAAgcacaaaaacagaataaaaacaataaggCAATAAAATAGAACATAAACAGTTGGAGGTTATGTAAACATGCTGCTGGCAATTTCAACACCTTAAGTAGACTGTATGGGTGGGAAATATGGGGAAAGAGTATGCGTTACTTACATATGGATTCACTTACAGTTGCTACTCCTGCTACTTTCAGTTGTTACTTACAAATATTACTAGCAGTCACGGCTGCTTAGTTAAAGATGGATTAAAGATGGATTTTTGTATGATGGTGAATATCttggacattttacatttagttGTCTTTTGGCATTTGGCTACCTAAGTGCAACGTGTCGTACACATCTCCCTCTTTTCGGTCCTCTGAGATGAACCTGCGTCCCTCTGAAATAACAAAACGTGCAGAATTAAAAATCCAGCGTTCATTAAAGATGTTTCAGTAACAGATATTGAAGCATTTATCTCTTTATGGATGTATGGTCTCAGTTGCCATTGGGTAACGGTTACTTACGAGTGCCCTTAAGGTACAGCATGGCCTGGGGAGTCCAGTTTCTCCGTTGGAAAGTTCCCTTTTttgaagaaacagaagaaaaaatgcTCGTCAGATTTTAATTAACTAGAATGAAACTAGATtaatattgttttaattgtACCTCTGCTTTATTATTTCCACTTTACATGCTTTGTAGCTCTGGCTGGCCCAGAATTATTTTGACtcattttgattgttttgagCACAATCTTCAATTAGGCCActgattgaaaataaaagcatcAACACTAGAATAGGGTGAAAATGCCTTACCTTCGGTGCGCTCCACGAGTGTGAGACAAATGTTGCCAGTAGTAAAAGAGTTAGTACATAAGCTAATGTAATGGTCCTCAAACCCTGCAGGAGATAGAAGAGAAACGTTGAAATCCACAAACTGCAATATAGCAATTGCTTGAAAATAACGGAAAAGCAAAGCGACCAAGTAACATCCTATTTAAAGACAAATTAAATGTGACAGCGTTCCCAATTTCGTGCGTAATTACGCATAAGCGATTTACGCATCATCTTGCCCGGCCAGCCTCAAGTATCACCCATTCATGGGGTAAATTTGAAAGCCCATTACAAAATGATAAAGCTATAAATTACACAATGGACACTAACCTCATTTAAGAAAAACACATGTTAGTCATAAGCGGCCTAATGATGCGTAACAAAGTACTggactacactgcaaaaactgtccGTCTTCACAAGTCATTAACTCTACTATTgtgtcttaaaatcttgttttcctttatgcaagtgaaaataataattgtctccaattgtttccaatacaaaacaaattgtTTAAAGATTTCAATTAAGCAACATTGTCTTGTTACTATTGAAGCTTTCCACCTTATTTCTccaaacaggtgaaactgcgtTGGTAGAAGAATCTCACCTAAGTGGCAGACTTTTCCACCTAATTTAACTAAGATTCCCAAACCCAATACTACACTTAATGCCTTATTAAGACGGACATTTTTTCAGTGCATGTGCTCTACTTACTTTCATCGCGACAGTGATGCCTATGGGACTGGTGTGCAGTAACTCCGTCTCAGATACCAGGAGAGAGGTCCAGGTTGTCTTTGTTGGTGGTTATCCCACTCCCCGTATTTATATTCTTCGGGGCGGGGAAACCTCGGCGCTCCACGGCTAATAGATGCCAACAGCGATAGGTCACGCCAATTTGATGAAATGGGGGCGGTTAGGAGAGTGAATGAATCGAGGCACCGATCAATTAATCTTCTTTCACTGCGGGCTATATTTCTGAATGAAAATAGCTGCCATAAGCAAGTCCAGGTCCACCACAGAATCAAAATTAATAAAGCTGGGGGCAAAGTCACAGTTAATGCTGTACACTCTGGGTTATGTTGTCACTGTAAATAAcaggaatgatttttttttcctggtaaTATTGATATGTTTGCGCCCTGCTCAGTGAAGCAGTCAACAGATAAATGAGTGCTGGATTTTATGAATGAAAAGACTTTCAATGAATGGAGAAACAGTATCTACCCTCTGACGTATTTCTATGCATAAGTATTAGATCTAATGCAGGAAAGTGCTGTCATAGCCTAGATGGACTGGCAGTACTACTGAATTCATAAATATATTATAGAGAGTAAGCAATTACAAAGCTAGAAATGACCATAAACAACATGAACGACAGATACAGAGCTATTTTTCATTGTATATTTACAAAAGTGCCATACAGCAAAACATTGTCATTTCACATGTAACCGTTCAGTATTCTCTATGCTTTGAACAGAAAGACCTCATAATTTAAGAATTCATTCATGCTCCCTCTGTGGTGCAGAGCGATCAATATGAGCGATCATGAACTCTCTCCCAAACCCAGAAACCAGACAACTTGAACCTGTGAAGTCCTTACATGTAGAAGTTGGGGGTgattgatgaatgaatgaatgaatgaatgaatgaatgaatgaatgaatgaatgaatgagtaaaGATGGTAGACTGTAAAAGCACCTAGAGGGATTCTCTGGGCATAATCTGGTACATAATCTGGTTCAGATCTGATAACATGTTTATAGAATAAAGCTCA is part of the Centroberyx gerrardi isolate f3 chromosome 24, fCenGer3.hap1.cur.20231027, whole genome shotgun sequence genome and harbors:
- the spx gene encoding spexin prohormone 1, translating into MKGLRTITLAYVLTLLLLATFVSHSWSAPKGTFQRRNWTPQAMLYLKGTQGRRFISEDRKEGDVYDTLHLETRSQNTEKLSVNQAATVLLNFLQQAREGADENPDQVYFQDLPVWKREYF